Genomic DNA from Pseudomonas fitomaticsae:
ATGCGCCGGTTTTGCGATGACTTTGGTGGTGTAGAGGTTCACCACCGACGGCGCGGCGATGGTCACCGCGTCCGCATAGGACACAGGCCCCTGCTGCACGCTGGTGGTCTGCGGGGCCTGTTGCAGGTTGACGTCGAGGCTCGGAAGCCCGACCCACTGCGGGTAACGCTGAATAATCAACAGAGCGATAAGCACGCCGGCCAACAGCGGCCAGCCGAAAAAACGCAGCGCCTTGAGCATTAAGCACGTCCTGGAAAAGTTGCAGGCGGGGTCAGACCGCCCATAATGTCGCGCATTATACGAGGCCGCGCGTGCCTCTGAACGGGATTTTCAGGAGTCTTTCATGGCCGTTGCCCTCAGTACCCTGGTCGAAGAAGCCGACCGTTACCTCGGCAGTGCGAAAATTGCCGATTATTGCCCCAACGGCCTGCAGGTCGAGGGCCGTCCGCAGGTAATGCGCATCGTCAGCGGCGTCACCGCCAGCCAGGCATTGCTCGACGCCGCCGTCGAGGCCGAAGCCGATCTGGTACTGGTGCATCACGGTTATTTCTGGAAGGGCGAGAACCCGTGCATCACCGGCATGAAGCAGCGCCGTCTGAAGACGCTGCTCAAGCACGACATCAGCCTGCTCGGCTATCACCTGCCACTGGATCTGCACCCGGACGTCGGCAACAACGTGCAACTGGCCCGTCAGTTGGACATCACCGTCGAAGGACCGCTGGATCCGGACAACCTGAAGATCGTCGGTCTGGTCGGTTCGTTGAGCGAGCCGATGACCCCGCGTGACTTCGCCCGCAAAGTGCAGGAAATCATGGGGCGCGAGCCGCTGCTGGTCGAAGGCGGCGCGATGATCCGCCGGGTCGGCTGGTGCACCGGTGGCGGTCAGGGTTACATCGACAACGCCATCGCGGCGGGCGTCGATCTGTTCCTCAGCGGCGAAGCCTCCGAGCAGACATTCCACAGCGCTCGGGAAAACGACATCAGCTTCATCGCCGCCGGCCACCACGCTACCGAACGCTATGGCGTGCAGGCGCTGGGCGACTATCTGGCGAAGCGTTTTGCTCTCGAGCACATCTTCATCGACTGCCCGAATCCGATCTGACTTTTCCCTGAAAGCACCCGAACGGGCGGGCATATTCATATACCCTTTCGATCTAGTTGGCGTCCTGATTAGAAGAGGTTGCTGTGCTAGGATTCCTCGCTCGAACACGGCCCGCTGGCCGTTCATAAGAAAGCTTTCGTGAGTAGCCATGGTCGACAAACTGACGCATCTGAAACAGCTGGAGGCGGAAAGCATCCACATCATCCGCGAGGTGGCCGCCGAGTTCGACAACCCGGTGATGCTGTACTCCATCGGTAAAGACTCCGCCGTGATGCTGCATCTGGCACGCAAGGCGTTCTTCCCGGGCAAACTGCCGTTTCCGGTGATGCACGTCGACACCCGCTGGAAATTCCAGGAGATGTACAAGTTCCGCGACAAGATGGTCGAAGAACTGGGCCTGGACCTGATCACCCACGTCAACCCGGATGGCGTTGCGCAGGGCATCAACCCGTTCACCCACGGCAGCGCCAAGCACACCGACATCATGAAAACCGAGGGCCTGAAGCAGGCACTCGACAAGCATGGTTTCGACGCCGCTTTCGGCGGTGCCCGTCGCGATGAAGAGAAGTCCCGCGCCAAGGAGCGTGTCTACTCGTTCCGTGACAGCAAACACCGCTGGGACCCGAAGAACCAGCGTCCGGAGCTGTGGAACGTCTACAACGGCAAGGTCAACAAGGGCGAATCCATCCGCGTATTCCCGTTGTCGAACTGGACCGAGCTGGACATCTGGCAGTACATCTACCTCGAAGGCATCCCGATCGTACCGCTGTACTTTGCGGCCGAACGCGAAGTGATCGAGAAGAACGGCACGCTGATCATGATCGACGACGAGCGCATCCTCGAGCACCTGTCCGACGAGGACAAGGCGCGCATCGTCAAAAAGAAAGTGCGTTTCCGTACCCTTGGCTGCTACCCGTTGACGGGCGCGGTGGAGTCCGAGGCCGAAAGCCTGACGGACATCATTCAGGAAATGCTCCTGACGCGAACTTCCGAGCGCCAGGGCCGGGTCATCGACCACGATGGCGCAGGCTCGATGGAAGACAAGAAACGTCAGGGTTATTTCTAAGGGGTTGTCATGTCGCACGCATCTGATTTGATCAGCGAGGACATCCTCGCCTACCTGGGCCAGCACGAACGTAAAGAGCTGCTGCGCTTTTTGACCTGCGGTAACGTCGATGACGGCAAGAGCACCCTGATCGGGCGCCTGCTGCACGACTCGAAGATGATCTACGAAGATCACCTCGAAGCCATCACCCGCGATTCGAAGAAAGTCGGCACCACCGGTGACGACATCGACTTGGCATTGCTGGTCGACGGCCTGCAGGCCGAGCGCGAGCAGGGCATCACCATCGATGTCGCCTACCGCTATTTCTCCACCGCCAAGCGCAAATTCATCATCGCCGACACCCCCGGCCATGAGCAGTACACCCGCAACATGGCCACCGGTGCGTCCACCTGTGACCTGGCGATCATCCTGGTCGATGCCCGTTACGGCGTGCAGACCCAGACCCGTCGCCACAGTTTCATCGCCTCGTTGCTGGGCATCAAACACATCGTTGTCGCCATCAACAAGATGGACCTCAAGGGCTTCGATCAGGGCGTGTTCGAGTCGATCAAGGCCGACTACCTGAAGTTCGCCGAAGGCTTGAAGATGAAGCCGACGAGCATGCACTTCGTGCCGATGTCTGCCCTGAAGGGCGACAACGTGGTGAACAAGTCCGAGCGCTCGCCGTGGTACACCGGCCAGTCGCTGATGGAAATTCTCGAGACCGTGGAAGTGGCGGGCGATCGCAACTTCACCGATCTGCGTTTCCCGGTGCAGTACGTCAACCGTCCGAACCTGAACTTCCGCGGTTTCGCCGGCACCCTCGCCAGCGGCATCGTCAAGAAGGGCGACGAAGTCGTGGTCCTGCCGTCGGGCAAGAGCAGCCGCGTGAAATCCATCGTCACCTTCGAAGGTGAACTGGAACACGCAGGCCCTGGCCAGGCGGTAACGCTGACCATGGAAGACGAGATCGACATCTCTCGTGGTGATCTGCTGGTACACGCCGACAACGTTCCGCCGGTGACCGACAGCTTCGAAGCGATGCTGGTGTGGATGGCCGAAGAGCCGATGCTGCCGGGCAAGAAATACGACATCAAGCGCGCTACCAGTTACGTGCCGGGCTCCATTGCCAGCATCGTCAACAAGGTCGACTTCAACACCCTCGAAGAAGGCCCGGCGAGCGCGTTGCAGCTCAACGAAATCGGCAAGGTGAAGATTGCGCTCGATGCGCCGATCGCCCTCGACGGTTACGACAGTAACCGCACCACTGGCGCGTTCATCGTCATCGACCGTTTGACCAACGGCACCGTCGGCGCCGGCATGATCGTCGCTCAGCCGGTGACCCATGGCACGGCCATGCACCACGGCAAACTGGCCCATGTAGCAACCCAAGAGCGCGCTCAGCGTTTCGGTCAGCAACCGGCCACCGTGCTGTTCAGCGGCCTGTCGGGCGCTGGCAAGAGCACCTTGGCTTACGCGGTCGAGCGCAAGCTGTTCGATCTGGGTCGGGCGGTGTTTGTGCTGGATGGCCAGAACCTGCGTCACGATCTCAACAAGGGGCTGCCGCAGGATCGCGCCGGTCGCACCGAGAACTGGCGTCGTGCCGCACACGTGGCGCGTCAGTTCAACGAAGCGGGCCTGCTGACGCTTGCGGCGTTCGTGGCGCCGAGTGCCGAAGGTCGTGAGCAGGCGAAGGATCTGATTGGCAAGGAGCGTCTGCTGACGGTTTATGTCCAGGCCTCGCCGACTGTGTGCGCCGAGCGTGATCCGCAAGGGTTGTATGCGGCGGGTGGCGACAACATTCCGGGTGAGTCTTTCCCGTATGACGTGCCGCTGGATGCTGATCTGGTGATCGACACCCAGTCGCTGTCGCTGGATGAAAGCGTGAAGCAGGTGCTGGATCTGCTGCGTAAACGTGGCGCGATCTAAGCGCTGAGCGGAAATGAAAAGCCCGCCGATGAGTGATCATCGGCGGGCTTTTTATTTGGCTGTGATCGTTAGCGGCGGTTCGGGTATTCGCGGTGCATCTGCGCAAGCAGCGCATCCTTGTCCTGCCACAGCTGATTGATCCAGCCCTGGAATTGCAGGCGATACTCGCCGTCCTGGTCGTAGTTCTTGCCGATGAACTGCGGCGGGATTTTCAGTTCTTCGAAGTGCACCACTACGTCTCGGACGTTGCCGCACAGCAGATCCCAGAAGCCAGGACGCCCGCCCGGATAGTGGATGGTGACGTTGACGATCGATTCCAGTTGTTCGCCCATCGCATCCAGTACGAAGGCAATGCCGCCGGCCTTGGGCTTGAGCAGGTATTTGAACGGCGATTGCTGCTGTGCGTGCTTGCCTTCGGTGAAGCGTGTGCCTTCGACGAAGTTGAAGATGCCTACCGGGTTGTCGCGGAATTTCGCGCAGGTCTTGCGGGTGGTTTCCAGGTCTTTGCCTTTCTTTTCCGGGTGCTTTTCCAGGTACACCTTCGAATAGCGTTTCATGAACGGGAAGCCCAGTGTCCACCATGCCAGACCGATGATCGGCACCCAGATCAGTTCCTGCTTGAGAAAAAACTTCAGCGGCTGGATGCGTCGGTTGAGCACGTATTGCAGCACCAGAATGTCGACCCAGCTCTGGTGGTTGCTGGTGATCAGGTACGAGTGCTGATAGTCCAGGCCTTGCAGACCGCTGAGGTGCCAGCGGGTGCGGCGGACCAGGTTCATCCAGCCTTTGTTGTTGCTGATCCAGGCTTCGTGGGTGTGGCTCATCAGCCAGCGCGAGGCGCGGCGTGCGAGGTCGAACGGCAGCACTTTGATCAGCGCCACGAGAAACAGGAACGAGCACAGCAGGATCGTGTTCAGCGCCAGCAGCAGCGCGGCGATCACGCCGCGCAGAGGGGCAGGGAGAAAAGCCAGCATCGGGTCAGATATCCAGAGGTCGGTTGGCAGCCTGAATCGCGGTCAGGGCGATGGTGTAGACGATGTCGTCGACCTGCGCGCCGCGCGGCAGATCGTTCACCGGTTTGCGCAGGCCTTGCAGCATCGGGCCGAGGCTGACGCAATCGGCGCTGCGCTGCACGGCTTTGTGGGTGGTGTTGCCGGTGTTCAGGTCGGGGAACACGAACACTGTGGCGCGACCGGCCACCTGGCTGTTCGGCGCCAGTTGTCGGGCGACGGTTTCGTTGGCGGCGGCGTCGTACTGCAACGGGCCGTCGATCAGCAGCGAGTGCTGTTGTTCGTGGGCGAGCAGGGTGGCTTCACGGACTTTTTCGACCTCCTCGCCGGTGGCCGATTCGCCGCTGGAGTAGCTGATCATCGCCACGCGCGGGGTGATGCCGAACGCGGCGGCCGAGTCGGCGCTTTGCAGGGCGATTTCGGCCAGTTCGCTGGCGCTCGGGTGCGGGTTCATCACGCAGTCGCCGTAGACCAGCACTTCTTCGGGGAACAGCATGAAGAACACCGACGACACCAGCGTGCAGCCCGGCGCGGTTTTAATCAGCTGCAAGGCCGGGCGGATGGTGTTGGCGGTGGTGTTGATGATGCCGGAGACCAGGCCGTCGACTTCATCCAGCGCCAGCATCATGGTGCCGATCACCACGGTGTCTTCCAGTTGTTGCTCGGCCATCGGCGCGTTGAGGCTTTTGCTCTTGCGCAGGGCGACCATCGGCTCGACGTAGCGCTCGCGGATCAGGTCCGGATCGAGGATTTCCAGCCCCGGCGGCAGCACGATGCCCTGGGCCCGGGCGACGGCTTCGACGTCTGCCGGTTTGGCCAGCAGCACGCAACGGGCAATCCCGCGCTCCTGACAGATCGCCGCCGCCTGTACGGTGAACGGCTCGCTGCCCTCGGGCAGGACGATGCGTTTGTTGGCGGCCTGGGCGCGTTGAATCAATTGATAACGGAACACGGCTGGCGACAGGCGCATTTCCCGTGGCGTACCGCAGCGCTGGTGCAGCCAGTTGGCATCCAGATGGCTGGCGACGAAGTCGGTGATGATCTCGGCGCGCTCGCGGTCATCGACGGGAATTTCCTTGTTCAGGCCGTTGAGCAGGTTGGCGGTGTCGTAGGAGCCGGTGCTCACCGACAACACCGGCAGACCGGCCTGCAACGCACCACGGCACAGATCCATGATGCGCGGATCGGGCAGGGTGTCGCTGGTCAGCAGCAGACCGGCCAGTGGTACACCGTTGATGGCCGCGAGGCTGACGGCGAGGATGATGTCGTCGCGATCGCCGGGGGTCACCACCAGCACGCCGGGCTTGAGCAGGTCCACGGTGTTGCGCATGGTGCGCGCGCAAATGATGGTCTTGGTCATGCGCCGGGTTTCGTAGTCGCCGGCGTTGAGCACCTGGGCGCCCATCAGATCGGCGACGTCGCGGGTGCGCGGAGCGTTGAGTTCGGGCTGGAACGGAATGCAGCCGAGCAGACGGAAATCACCGGTGCGCAGCAACGGTGAATGCTCTTTCAGACGCGCGGCGAAGGCATCCATGCTTTCGTCGGTCTTGACCTTGTTGAGGATCACACCGAGGACTTTCGGGTCTTTCGGACCGCCGAACAGTTGCGCCTGCAACTCGACGCGACCGGACAGTTCGGTCAGCACTTCGTTTTCCGGGGCCGAGACCAGAATCACTTCGGCATCCAGGCTCTTGGCCAGGTGCAGGTTGACCCGCGCGGCGTAGCTGGCGCTGCGGGTCGGCACCATGCCTTCGACAACCAGCACGTCTTTGCCGATGGCGGCCTGCTGATAGAGGGTGATGATTTCTTCGAGCAACTCGTCGAGCTGACCGTCGCCGAGCATCCGCTCGACGTGGGCCAGGCCCAGTGGCTGCGGCGGTTTCAGGCCGTGGGTGCGGGCCACCAGTTCGGTGGAGCGCTCAGGGCCGGTGTCGCCCGGATGTGGCTGGGCAATCGGTTTGAAGAAGCCGACTTTCAGCCCGGCCCGCTCCAGCGTCCGCACCAGCCCGAGGCTGATGGAGGTCAGACCCACACCAAAGTCGGTGGGTGCGATAAAAAAAGTTTGCATGCGGATTCTCTAAGGGTGCATGGCAATGGCGATCGTCTCTGTGTGCCGATCTGCCGAATTTCAGTCGCCAAGGTTATCGCTAACCGAGCCTTGAGCGCACCAACCGCAAGCAAAGGGTTGGCCTATTTTTTCAATACGTTGCGCCGCGTCCAGGACCCATGCCCGGGACTGCCAGGGCGGGAGGTGGCGCAGGTGCTGGGTGTGGCCGCAGGACAGCTCGGCGACCCAGTGGCCGTCCTCGTCCTGATGGAATCCGGTGACGGTCACGGGCGCCAATCCGTCCCGTCTGTCCGGGTTCTGTTCGCTTTCGGGCAAATCCTTGTTTAGACTTGTCCGTTCTTCATTCTTATGCAAAAGGTCTCGCCCCATGCTGATCGCCGCCAATAAGGCTGTCTCCATCGACTATACCCTGACCAACGACGCTGGTGAGGTCATCGACAGCTCCGCCGGCGGCGCTCCGCTGGTCTACCTGCATGGCGCAGGCAACATCATCCCGGGCCTGGAAAAAGCCCTGGAAGGTAAAGAAGTCGGCAACGAACTGGAAGTGTCCGTCGAGCCGGAAGATGCCTATGGCGAATACGCCGCTGAACTGGTCAGCACCCTGAGCCGCAGCATGTTCGAAGGCGTTGACGAGCTGGAAGTCGGCATGCAGTTCCACGCTTCGGCGCCGGACGGCCAGATGCAGATCGTCACCATCCGTGACCTGGACGGCGACGACGTCACCGTCGACGGCAACCACCCGCTGGCCGGTCAGCGCCTGAACTTCAAAGTGAAGGTCGTTGCCATCCGTGACGCCAGCCAGGAAGAAATCGCTCATGGTCACGTCCATGGCGAAGGTGGCCATCACCACTGATTTTCTGCGCTAAGCTTTCGAGTACTGGAGAGGCGCCCGAGGGCGCCTTTTTAGTCCGCGGCTGTCCTTGGTGGCCTCGCCAAGTGGCTGTTTCGAGTAGAAAACGGGAATCTGGAGTTCGTCATGAGTGCTTTTCACGACCTTAAGTTGACAGCCCTGGATGGTCAGGAGCTACCGCTGGCACCCTTCAAGGGCCAAGTCGTGCTGGTGGTCAACGTCGCCTCCAAATGCGGCTTGACCCCACAGTACGCGGCGCTGGAAAACCTTTATCAGCAATACAAAGGCAAAGGCTTCAGTGTGCTGGGCCTGCCGTGCAACCAGTTTGCCGGTCAGGAACCGGGCAGTGAGCAGGAGATCCAGGAATTCTGCAGCCTCAACTATGGCGTGAGTTTTCCGTTGTCGAAAAAGCTCGAAGTCAACGGTCACGACCGTCATCAGCTGTACCGTCTGCTGGCGGGCGAGGGCGCCGAATTTCCCGGTGACATCACCTGGAATTTCGAGAAATTCCTGCTCGGCAAGGACGGTCGGGTGCTGGCCCGCTTCTCGCCGCGCACGGCGCCGGATGATCCTTCGGTGATTACGGCGATTGAAAAAGCCCTGAGCTGAAACACAAAGATCGCAGCCTTTGAGCTGCGATTTTTTTCGCCTGCCTTTTGACCCTTAATCATTCAGATCAATAGTGCTATCGGCCGTTTGAAACTCCGCATATTATCGCCGTCATATGAATCGCATGCCCGTCGATCAATTTTTCGTGGAGCCTCCCATGCCCGTGCAAGCCCTGTTCAAACCGTTCCAGCTTGGTGCCCTCGAACTGCCGACCCGCGTGGTCATGGCGCCGATGACCCGCTCGTTTTCCCCGGGCGGTGTGCCCAATTCCAAAGTGATCGAATACTACCGTCGTCGCGCGGCGGCCGGTGTCGGCCTGATCATCACCGAAGGCACCACCGTCGGTCACCAGGCTTCCAACGGTTACCCGAACGTGCCGCACTTCTACGGTGAAGCCGCGCTGGCCGGCTGGAAGAAGGTCGTGGATGCGGTACACGCCGAAGGCGGCAAGATCGTTCCGCAACTGTGGCACGTCGGCAATGTGCGCCGCATCGGCACCGAGCCGGACGCGAGCGTGCCGGGTTACGGCCCGTCGGAAAAACTCAAGGACGGTCAGGTCGTGGTGCACGGCATGACCAAACAGGACATCCAGGACGTCATCGCAGCCTTCGCCCAAGCGGCGAAAGATGCCCAAAGCATCGGCATGGACGGCGTGGAAATCCACGGCGCCCACGGTTACCTGATCGACCAGTTCTTCTGGGAAGGCAGCAACCAGCGCACCGACGAATACGGTGGCAGCCTGGCCAACCGTTCGCGTTTCGCCATCGAGCTGATCCAGGCGGTACGTGCGGCGGTGGGCGAAGGCTTCCCGATCATCTTCCGTTTCTCGCAGTGGAAACAGCAGGACTACACCGCGCGTCTGGTGCAAACAGCCGAAGCACTGGGCGAATTCCTCAAGCCGTTGTCCGACGCCGGTGTGGACATTTTCCACTGCTCGACGCGCCGTTTCTGGGAGCCGGAATTCGACGGTTCCGACCTGAACCTGGCCGGCTGGACCCGCAAGCTGACCGGCAAACCGACCATCACCGTCGGCAGCGTCGGCCTCGATGGCGAGTTCCTGCAGTTCATGGTCAACACTGACAAGGTCGCGCAGCCGGCCAGCCTGGAAAAACTGCTGGAGCGTCTGAACAACGACGAGTTCGATCTGGTGGCGGTGGGGCGTGCGCTGCTGGTCGATCCGGACTGGGCGCAGAAAGTGCGCGAAGGCCGCGAGCAGGACATTCTGCCCTTCAGCCGTGAGGCGTTGATGACGCTGGTTTGATCGCCGTGGGCGGCTTGTCGCGCAGGTCGCGGCAAGCCCCCAGCAAATGGTTTTCAAACTGTTCGACGATGGCCGCCCAACCCTGGCGGCTGGCGTGTTGGCGTGCGTTCAGGCGTACGCAGCGCAACCTTTCGTCTTCCTCCAGCAGCCACGCCGCTGCTTCGCAGAACGCCTCTTCATCGCCGGGCATCGCCAGCACGCCGTTGTAGCCATGGCGAATATGCTGGGCCGCAGCGGCCTGATCGTAAGCCACTACCCCCAGACCTGAGGCCAGCGCCTCCAGCACGACGTTGCCGAAGGTTTCGGTCAGGCTCGGAAACAGAAAAACATCCCCCGACGCGTAGTGCGCCGCCAGCGCTTCGCCACGTTGCGAGCCGCAGAAAATCGCCTCGGGCAGTTCCTTTTCCAGTGCCATTCGTTGCGGCCCGTCGCCGACCACGATCAGCTTCAGGTTGCGCTGTGGATAAGTGCTGGCGAGCTTTTCGAAACTGCGTTTGAGCAGGCCGAGGTTTTTCTCCGGCGCCAGGCGTCCTACGTGAATGACCGCAATGTCCCGCTCGCCGAGACCCCATTGCTCACGCAAGGCATTCAGGCGTTTGGCCGGGTGAAACAACTGGCTGTCGACACCCCGCGACAGCAGCGCCAGGCGTTCGAAATGCCGGCGCTCCAGCTCCAGGCGCTGGCTGACGCTCGGCACCAGCGTTAGCGCCGAACGGTTGTGAAACCAGCGCAGATAGTGGGTGAGCAAGCGCGTCAGCAAACCCAGTCCGTACTGGTGGGTGTATTGCTGGAAATTGGTGTGAAAGCCGCTGACCACGGCAATCCCCAGGCGCCGTGCCGCGCGCAAAGCCGACAGCCCGAGCGGACCTTCGGTGGCGATATAGAGCACGTCCGGGCGCTGGCGCGTCCAGCGTCGCAACAGTTTGTGCATCGACGACTGCCCCCATTGCAACCCCGGATAACCCGGCAACGGCCAGCCCCGGCACAGCAGCAGCGATTCGTCTTCAGTGCGCTGTGGATCGTCAGCCTGACGCGGTCGCACCAGTTCCACCCGATGCCCGCGTGCGCGCAAACCGTCGCACAAGCGGCCAAGGGTATTGGCCACGCCGTTGATTTCCGGTGGGAAGGTTTCGCTGATGAGGGTGATATGTAGAGCTGTCGTCATGGCCTCAGTGTCGGCTGAGGCCATGTCGTGGTTGTGACGTTCGGATGATGGATTTGTGACGCGGCCTCAGCCTTGCGTCACCAGATTCTCGGCCCCGCGTTCACGCACCCAGAACAGTGTCGCGCCAGCCACGGCCGCCGGCATCATCAGGATGTTGACCACCGGCACCAGCAGCACCAGATAAACGATGCCGCCGAAGCTCATGCTCTGCCAGCGCTTCTGGCGCAGCCAGGCGAGCATTTCGTTCCAGCCCAGCTTGTGATTGTCCGCCGGGTAGTCGATGTACTGGATCGCCATCATCCACACCCCGAACAGCAGCCACAGCGGCGCGGCGACGATGTTCACCACCGGGATGAACGAGAGGATGAACAGGCCGATCGCCCGGGGCAGGAAGTAACCGAGCTTGCGCATTTCCCGCGCGAAAGTGCGCGGGACCATGGCGATCAGTTCGCCCCAGCTGAAGGCCGGGAAGTCGTCGGTGCCGCGCACCACCACTTCAACCTTTTCCGCAAGAAAGCCGTTGAAGGGGGCGGCGATCACGTTGGCCAGCATGGTGAAGGTGAAAAACACCATCAACACCACCAGCACCACAAACAGCGGCCACAGGATGTAACTGAGGAAACTCAGCCATTCGGGCAGCGACGGCATCAGCGTGTCGACCCACAGGCTGAACTGGTGGCCGGCCAGATAGATCAATCCGACGAACAGCACCAGGTTGATGGCCAGCGGCAGCAGCACGAACAGGCGCAGGCCCGGGCTCAAGACCAGTTTGAGGCCTTCGCGCAGGTATTGCGGGCCGGACAGAACAGGGGCAGGCATAAAGTGCTCCGAGCAAGGGAAAACGCGCCGACCTTACCGACTTTGCAGAACCTGTGAAAGCGCGGCAGCGGGATCGACATTCACTGTAACAAAGACGTCCATCTCGTCAGTGTGTCGGCATAGAGACCACCTATGAGCTGGATTGTTAAACCGTATTTCCTTAATCTTGCCCCCCTCGATACGCTGCACCCAACTTTTTACAGGACTGTCGAGCTCACGCCTTCCCCAAGGTTATCCACAGTCCTTTTTTATTCCCGCCGGCAGTCCGGCGTCCGGCCAGGTGTCTTGGCCGGTCAACAGGAGCAGGTTCATGTCTGAAGTCCGTCATTCGCGAGTGATCATCCTCGGTTCCGGCCCTGCCGGTTACAGCGCTGCCGTCTACGCTGCCCGTGCCAACCTCAAGCCGCTGCTGATCACCGGCATGCAGGCCGGCGGTCAACTGACCACCACCACCGAAGTCGACAATTGGCCGGGCGACGTCCACGGTCTGACCGGCCCGGTGCTGATGGAGCGCATGCGCGAGCACGCCGAGCGTTTTGAAACCGAGATCGTCTTCGATCACATCAACGCCGTGGACTTCGCTTCCAAGCCATACAGCCTGACCGGCGATAGCGGCACTTACACCTGTGACGCGCTGATCATCGCCACCGGCGCCAGCGCTCGTTACCTGGGCCTGCCGTCGGAAGAAGCGTTCATGGGCAAGGGCGTTTCGGCCTGCGCGACTTGCGACGGTTTCTTCTATCGCAACAAGCCGGTGGCCGTGGTCGGTGGCGGCAACACCGCTGTCGAAGAGGCCCTGTACCTGGCCAACATCGCCAGCAAGGTCACCCTGATCCACCGTCGCGAAACCTTCCGCGCCGAGAAGATCCTGATCGACAAGCTCAACGCCCGCGTGGCCGAAGGCAAGATCGAGCTGAAACTGAACGCGACCCTGGACGAAGTACTGGGCGACAACATGGGCGTGACCGGCGCGCGTCTGAAGAACAACGACGGCAGCTTCGACGAAGTCAAGGTCGACGGCGTGTTCATCGCGATCGGCCACACCCCGAACACCTCGCTGTTCGAAGGTCAGCTTGAGCTGAAGGACGGCTACCTCGTGGTTCAGGGTGGCCGTGAAGGCAACGCCACCGCGACCAGCGTCGAAGGCATCTTCGCTGCCGGCGACGTGGCCGACCACGTTTACCGTCAGGCCATCACCTCGGCCGGCGCCGGCTGCATGGCGGCACTGGACACCGAGCGTTACCTGGACGGTTTGCAGAACGCTTCGTTCTAAGATCGCAGACACAAAAAAACCGGCCAATTGGCCGGTTTTTTCATGCCTGCGATTCGCTCGAAATCAGCGGCGGATCAGCGGTTGCGCTTCGAATTTCACGCCCGCCAGACCGTGCTGGATCAGCGCACGGATATTGCCGTGATCGCTGCCTTCAGGCGTTGCCACGACCGAACGGTAGTGTTCGCCGAACGCCAGCAACGCTTCTTCATCGCTCAAACCTTCCAGCAGCGCCAGACCCAAAGTCTTGCACGAACCTTCGTTCTGCCCGGCCGCGTTTTCCACGCCGCCGTTGTTGAACGCCTGAGGCTGGTAGTCGTAACCGGCGGCGATGAAGGCCAGGGTGTCGGCAAAAACGTGTTCGCCGCTTTTGAGGCTGGCGCGCAGGGTGTTCAGATCACTCATTGGGTTTTCCTTTGGCGAACGCCGCTTGCTGTTCGGCGCTGGCTTCTTGCTGATATTGGGCTTTCCAGTCGGCGTACGGCATGCCGTAAACCACTTCACGGGCATCGTCGAGGCTGACCTCGATCCGGCGCTCGTCGGCCTCGGCCTTGTACCACTTGGACAGGCAGTTGCGGCAGAACCCGGCGAGGTTCATCAGGTCGATGTTCTGCACGTCCTTGCGGCTGTCCAGATGGGCGACCAGCCGGCGGAAGGCGGCGGCTTCGAGTTCGAGGCGTTGTTGCTCGGTCATGATGGGCTCTGTGCAGTCAAATCGTGGCGCGAATGATAAAAGTCTGACGCCCGGAGCGCCAGACACGTTCAGCGGCTGGCGGCGAGGGTGATCGACACCGACTCGGCAAAACGC
This window encodes:
- the pta gene encoding phosphate acetyltransferase, translated to MQTFFIAPTDFGVGLTSISLGLVRTLERAGLKVGFFKPIAQPHPGDTGPERSTELVARTHGLKPPQPLGLAHVERMLGDGQLDELLEEIITLYQQAAIGKDVLVVEGMVPTRSASYAARVNLHLAKSLDAEVILVSAPENEVLTELSGRVELQAQLFGGPKDPKVLGVILNKVKTDESMDAFAARLKEHSPLLRTGDFRLLGCIPFQPELNAPRTRDVADLMGAQVLNAGDYETRRMTKTIICARTMRNTVDLLKPGVLVVTPGDRDDIILAVSLAAINGVPLAGLLLTSDTLPDPRIMDLCRGALQAGLPVLSVSTGSYDTANLLNGLNKEIPVDDRERAEIITDFVASHLDANWLHQRCGTPREMRLSPAVFRYQLIQRAQAANKRIVLPEGSEPFTVQAAAICQERGIARCVLLAKPADVEAVARAQGIVLPPGLEILDPDLIRERYVEPMVALRKSKSLNAPMAEQQLEDTVVIGTMMLALDEVDGLVSGIINTTANTIRPALQLIKTAPGCTLVSSVFFMLFPEEVLVYGDCVMNPHPSASELAEIALQSADSAAAFGITPRVAMISYSSGESATGEEVEKVREATLLAHEQQHSLLIDGPLQYDAAANETVARQLAPNSQVAGRATVFVFPDLNTGNTTHKAVQRSADCVSLGPMLQGLRKPVNDLPRGAQVDDIVYTIALTAIQAANRPLDI
- a CDS encoding DUF3565 domain-containing protein, with the translated sequence METALLAAISMGRDLLHKNEERTSLNKDLPESEQNPDRRDGLAPVTVTGFHQDEDGHWVAELSCGHTQHLRHLPPWQSRAWVLDAAQRIEKIGQPFACGWCAQGSVSDNLGD
- a CDS encoding FKBP-type peptidyl-prolyl cis-trans isomerase, whose product is MLIAANKAVSIDYTLTNDAGEVIDSSAGGAPLVYLHGAGNIIPGLEKALEGKEVGNELEVSVEPEDAYGEYAAELVSTLSRSMFEGVDELEVGMQFHASAPDGQMQIVTIRDLDGDDVTVDGNHPLAGQRLNFKVKVVAIRDASQEEIAHGHVHGEGGHHH
- a CDS encoding glutathione peroxidase, giving the protein MSAFHDLKLTALDGQELPLAPFKGQVVLVVNVASKCGLTPQYAALENLYQQYKGKGFSVLGLPCNQFAGQEPGSEQEIQEFCSLNYGVSFPLSKKLEVNGHDRHQLYRLLAGEGAEFPGDITWNFEKFLLGKDGRVLARFSPRTAPDDPSVITAIEKALS
- a CDS encoding NADH:flavin oxidoreductase, yielding MPVQALFKPFQLGALELPTRVVMAPMTRSFSPGGVPNSKVIEYYRRRAAAGVGLIITEGTTVGHQASNGYPNVPHFYGEAALAGWKKVVDAVHAEGGKIVPQLWHVGNVRRIGTEPDASVPGYGPSEKLKDGQVVVHGMTKQDIQDVIAAFAQAAKDAQSIGMDGVEIHGAHGYLIDQFFWEGSNQRTDEYGGSLANRSRFAIELIQAVRAAVGEGFPIIFRFSQWKQQDYTARLVQTAEALGEFLKPLSDAGVDIFHCSTRRFWEPEFDGSDLNLAGWTRKLTGKPTITVGSVGLDGEFLQFMVNTDKVAQPASLEKLLERLNNDEFDLVAVGRALLVDPDWAQKVREGREQDILPFSREALMTLV
- a CDS encoding glycosyltransferase family 4 protein, producing the protein MASADTEAMTTALHITLISETFPPEINGVANTLGRLCDGLRARGHRVELVRPRQADDPQRTEDESLLLCRGWPLPGYPGLQWGQSSMHKLLRRWTRQRPDVLYIATEGPLGLSALRAARRLGIAVVSGFHTNFQQYTHQYGLGLLTRLLTHYLRWFHNRSALTLVPSVSQRLELERRHFERLALLSRGVDSQLFHPAKRLNALREQWGLGERDIAVIHVGRLAPEKNLGLLKRSFEKLASTYPQRNLKLIVVGDGPQRMALEKELPEAIFCGSQRGEALAAHYASGDVFLFPSLTETFGNVVLEALASGLGVVAYDQAAAAQHIRHGYNGVLAMPGDEEAFCEAAAWLLEEDERLRCVRLNARQHASRQGWAAIVEQFENHLLGACRDLRDKPPTAIKPASSTPHG